A stretch of the Sorangium aterium genome encodes the following:
- a CDS encoding ABC1 kinase family protein encodes MSHGAVPEELGPSSGLVRSPAEPPRAPGEPHPGVVQREHDADGAPRPPDAGHAPPPGSARAPRRAQTPAATPSSLRQNAAQSGRFIRAYLTTFTVLASYLWFFFLRRLFGETWANNRVDEVHARNARRIERTIVELQGLFIKVGQMLSIMANFLPATLRAGLEGLQDQVPPRPYEEIEARIAEELGRPIGEVFARFHREPLASASLGQVHEAWLMDGTRVAVKVQHRDIDEIVRLDLRTIRRIMAIVAQFVPVQGLDAYHHQIRSMILEELDFVREARNIVRIADNFAKQPQVRFPRPIEAYCTRRVMTTTFVEGIKVGDVAALDAHGVDRKALARQIVQVFCQQIFIDGIYHADPHPGNMLVGPGGELILLDFGAVAELSQEMREGIPEFLEAVIRRDTEGIIKALRKMRFFSRRDAVDVSEKVVEFFHQRFQDEVKLESFNLKDIKLDPQKGIESLIDLRRMNIGLKELSGAFHVPRDFVLLERTLLLLTGVCTQLDPDLNPMDVVRPYLQDFVLGSRDWAQIALEAAKDMGIKALTIPDDLRKYLTRANRGEAEVKIRGLAQAASLVYTGVRQLIYAALAIAAGFAGLQLYLAGQAALARYCLYGAAAAGALLAGSLLFTNRG; translated from the coding sequence GTGTCACACGGCGCCGTCCCCGAAGAGCTGGGCCCGTCCTCCGGGCTGGTTCGCTCGCCCGCAGAGCCGCCGCGCGCGCCCGGCGAGCCGCACCCCGGCGTGGTCCAGCGCGAGCACGATGCGGACGGCGCGCCGAGGCCTCCCGACGCGGGCCACGCCCCGCCGCCCGGGTCCGCCAGGGCGCCGCGGCGCGCGCAGACCCCCGCCGCGACGCCGAGCTCGCTCCGACAGAACGCCGCGCAGAGCGGCCGCTTCATCCGCGCGTACCTGACGACGTTCACCGTCCTCGCGAGCTACCTCTGGTTCTTCTTCCTCCGCCGCCTCTTCGGGGAGACGTGGGCGAACAACCGCGTGGACGAGGTCCACGCGAGGAACGCCCGCCGCATCGAGCGCACGATCGTCGAGCTCCAGGGCCTCTTCATCAAGGTCGGCCAGATGCTCAGCATCATGGCGAACTTCCTCCCCGCGACGCTGCGCGCGGGGCTCGAGGGGCTGCAGGACCAGGTGCCGCCGCGCCCCTACGAGGAGATCGAGGCGCGCATCGCCGAGGAGCTCGGGCGCCCCATCGGCGAGGTCTTCGCCCGCTTCCACAGGGAGCCGCTCGCGAGCGCGTCGCTCGGCCAGGTGCACGAGGCGTGGCTCATGGACGGCACGCGCGTGGCCGTGAAGGTGCAGCACCGCGACATCGACGAGATCGTCCGCCTCGACCTGCGCACCATCCGCCGCATCATGGCGATCGTCGCGCAGTTCGTGCCCGTGCAGGGGCTCGACGCCTACCACCACCAGATCCGCTCGATGATCCTGGAGGAGCTCGACTTCGTGCGCGAGGCCAGGAACATCGTGCGCATCGCCGACAACTTCGCGAAGCAGCCGCAGGTCCGGTTCCCCCGGCCCATCGAGGCCTACTGCACGCGCCGGGTGATGACGACGACGTTCGTCGAGGGCATCAAGGTGGGCGACGTCGCGGCGCTCGACGCGCACGGCGTCGATCGCAAGGCGCTCGCGCGGCAGATCGTGCAGGTCTTCTGCCAGCAGATCTTCATCGACGGCATCTACCACGCGGATCCGCACCCGGGGAACATGCTGGTCGGGCCGGGCGGGGAGCTCATCCTGCTCGATTTCGGCGCGGTCGCCGAGCTCTCCCAGGAGATGCGCGAGGGCATCCCCGAGTTCCTCGAGGCAGTGATCCGCCGCGACACGGAGGGGATCATCAAGGCGCTGCGCAAGATGCGCTTCTTCTCGCGGCGGGACGCCGTCGACGTCAGCGAGAAGGTCGTCGAGTTCTTCCACCAGCGCTTCCAGGACGAGGTGAAGCTCGAGTCGTTCAACCTGAAGGACATCAAGCTCGACCCGCAGAAGGGCATCGAGAGCCTGATCGACCTCCGGCGCATGAACATCGGCCTGAAGGAGCTCTCCGGCGCGTTCCACGTGCCGCGCGACTTCGTGCTGCTCGAGCGCACCCTCCTCCTCTTGACCGGCGTCTGCACGCAGCTCGATCCCGACCTGAACCCGATGGACGTCGTGCGCCCCTACCTGCAGGACTTCGTCCTCGGCAGCCGCGACTGGGCCCAGATCGCCCTCGAGGCGGCGAAGGACATGGGGATCAAGGCGCTGACGATCCCGGACGACCTGCGCAAGTACCTCACGCGCGCCAACCGCGGCGAGGCCGAGGTGAAGATCCGCGGCCTCGCCCAGGCCGCGTCGCTCGTCTATACGGGGGTGCGCCAGCTCATCTACGCGGCGCTCGCGATCGCCGCGGGCTTCGCGGGGCTGCAGCTGTACCTGGCTGGCCAGGCGGCGCTCGCGCGCTATTGCCTCTACGGCGCCGCTGCGGCCGGGGCGCTGCTCGCAGGGAGCCTGCTGTTCACGAACCGAGGGTGA
- a CDS encoding serine/threonine-protein kinase: MSDRRFTASEPTPRAEPRSEPSHGSGFVAAPQRIAGRYEILGLLGTGGMGSVYRVRDVELDEIVALKMLRRDLADSAGMIERFRQEVKLARRVTHRNVARTFDFGDHDGEKFLTMECVEGESLHSVLARTGPMPSQQAIGIGCSLCDGLGAAHAAGIVHRDLKPENVLIDRNGRVVITDFGIARTSSGPSAGESQGFVLGSPAYMSPEQLTGEPDLDARTDIYALGMILFECLTHRRAWPGAGAIAAAMSRLKSPPPDPRSVRPDVPLAVADVVLRCMAIRREDRYASAAEAHRALLLARSRLSIAPQPAQSLVSAIAASAATAAPTAPQPIEQNPTRVAAAPVEEVTAPQRRLNSPTLAAPVPTPAPTPTSSLKTVAVLPFRNVGAPDDEYLADGFTEDLTDTLSMTAGLKVRPRAAVSRVRLDGRDPRDVGRELGVQVVVEGSIRRTGGGGYGPDGPRSQPPAPYSRPGSRMPPGGVRVTVRVIGVEDGFQLWAKRFDSSPEALLTVSDDAAGAIAAALTVDAASRERESPSDPRAIDLYLRARHQMRRLWYGDAAPAVALFEEALSFSPNDPSILSGYAIAFARLMGARGEGAAQFAKAQQAAERAIALAPALGEPWVALATVRFSAGDPVGAVPALRKALQCAPSLAKAHELLGRILLEAGLVDEAMFRLDTALALDPSEPFPRWELARGRALLGDWPAAGVLLDLPAEDPSSRFHKAVMRARFGLWRGAAFSIDDLPLATETIPIQYARIYRDVLATSRLSDEQRAFLSAKADSSEPGSRLRPLFFQMYAEILAFLGEDDALFRVLAGAVDAGLFDAFWMQRCAVLDGARADARFAPLRGRVEERAAAIIAAFKA, translated from the coding sequence GTGAGCGACAGGCGATTTACGGCCTCCGAGCCGACGCCCCGCGCCGAGCCGCGCAGCGAGCCGAGCCATGGGTCTGGCTTCGTCGCGGCGCCTCAGCGCATCGCCGGGCGCTACGAGATCCTCGGCCTGCTCGGCACCGGCGGCATGGGCAGCGTGTACCGCGTCCGCGACGTGGAGCTCGACGAGATCGTCGCCCTCAAGATGCTCCGCCGTGATCTCGCCGACTCCGCCGGCATGATCGAGCGCTTCCGGCAAGAGGTGAAGCTCGCGCGCCGCGTCACGCACAGGAACGTGGCGCGGACGTTCGACTTCGGCGACCACGACGGCGAGAAGTTCCTCACGATGGAGTGCGTCGAGGGCGAGTCGCTGCACAGCGTCCTCGCGCGGACGGGCCCGATGCCGTCGCAGCAGGCCATCGGCATCGGCTGCTCGCTCTGCGACGGCCTCGGCGCCGCGCACGCGGCGGGCATCGTGCACCGCGACCTCAAGCCCGAGAACGTGCTCATCGACAGGAACGGGCGCGTCGTCATCACCGATTTCGGCATCGCGCGCACCTCGTCCGGGCCGAGCGCCGGCGAATCGCAGGGCTTCGTGCTCGGCTCTCCCGCGTACATGTCGCCGGAGCAGCTGACCGGCGAGCCTGACCTCGACGCGCGCACCGACATCTACGCGCTCGGCATGATCCTCTTCGAGTGCCTCACCCACCGCCGCGCGTGGCCGGGCGCCGGCGCGATCGCGGCCGCCATGTCCAGGCTGAAGTCTCCGCCGCCCGACCCGCGCTCCGTCCGTCCGGACGTGCCCCTCGCCGTCGCGGACGTCGTGCTGAGGTGCATGGCGATACGCCGGGAGGATCGCTACGCCAGCGCGGCCGAGGCCCACCGCGCGCTCCTGCTCGCGCGCTCGCGCCTGTCGATCGCCCCGCAGCCGGCGCAGTCGCTCGTGTCCGCCATCGCCGCGTCCGCCGCCACGGCTGCGCCGACGGCGCCGCAGCCGATCGAGCAGAACCCGACCCGGGTCGCCGCGGCGCCGGTCGAGGAGGTCACGGCGCCGCAGCGTCGCCTCAACTCGCCCACGCTGGCGGCGCCCGTGCCCACGCCCGCGCCGACGCCGACGTCGTCGCTGAAGACGGTCGCCGTGCTCCCGTTCCGCAACGTCGGCGCGCCGGACGACGAATACCTCGCCGACGGCTTCACCGAGGACCTCACCGACACCCTGTCGATGACCGCCGGCCTCAAGGTCCGGCCGCGCGCCGCGGTCTCACGGGTGCGGCTCGACGGCCGCGATCCCAGGGATGTCGGCCGCGAGCTCGGCGTGCAGGTCGTCGTCGAGGGCTCGATCCGCCGCACCGGCGGCGGCGGCTACGGGCCCGATGGGCCGCGCTCGCAGCCCCCTGCGCCGTACTCGCGGCCGGGGTCGCGCATGCCGCCTGGCGGCGTGCGCGTGACCGTGCGTGTCATCGGCGTCGAGGACGGGTTTCAGCTCTGGGCGAAGCGGTTCGACAGCTCACCCGAGGCGCTGCTCACGGTGAGCGACGACGCGGCGGGCGCGATCGCCGCGGCGCTCACCGTCGACGCCGCGAGCCGCGAGCGCGAGTCGCCGAGCGACCCGCGCGCGATCGATCTCTACCTGCGCGCGCGCCACCAGATGCGTCGCCTCTGGTACGGAGACGCCGCGCCGGCCGTGGCGCTCTTCGAGGAGGCGCTGTCGTTCTCCCCGAACGATCCGAGCATCCTGTCCGGTTACGCGATCGCCTTCGCGCGGCTGATGGGCGCGCGCGGCGAAGGCGCGGCGCAGTTCGCGAAGGCGCAGCAGGCCGCCGAGCGCGCGATCGCGCTGGCCCCCGCGCTCGGCGAGCCGTGGGTGGCCCTCGCCACGGTCCGCTTCAGCGCGGGCGATCCGGTCGGCGCCGTCCCGGCGCTGCGCAAGGCGCTCCAGTGCGCGCCGAGCCTGGCCAAGGCGCACGAGCTGCTCGGCCGCATCCTCCTCGAGGCGGGGCTCGTCGACGAGGCGATGTTCCGGCTCGACACGGCGCTGGCGCTCGATCCGAGCGAGCCGTTCCCGCGCTGGGAGCTGGCGCGCGGCCGCGCGCTGCTCGGCGACTGGCCGGCGGCCGGCGTGCTGCTCGACCTGCCGGCGGAGGACCCGTCGAGCCGCTTTCACAAGGCGGTGATGCGCGCCCGCTTCGGGCTGTGGCGCGGCGCCGCGTTCTCCATCGACGACCTGCCGCTCGCGACGGAGACCATCCCGATCCAGTACGCGCGCATCTACCGCGACGTGCTCGCGACGTCGCGGCTCTCGGACGAGCAGCGGGCGTTCCTGAGCGCGAAGGCGGACAGCTCCGAGCCGGGCAGCCGGCTGCGCCCGCTCTTCTTCCAGATGTACGCCGAGATCCTCGCCTTCCTCGGCGAGGACGACGCGCTCTTCCGCGTGCTCGCCGGCGCGGTGGACGCGGGGCTCTTCGACGCGTTCTGGATGCAGCGCTGCGCTGTGCTCGACGGCGCGCGCGCGGACGCGCGCTTCGCCCCGCTCCGCGGGCGCGTCGAGGAGCGGGCCGCGGCGATCATCGCCGCGTTCAAGGCCTGA
- a CDS encoding TIGR00266 family protein — MQHRTKHEPSSSLLEVSLDPGEALLAEAGAMVARSPSLRTEVRLNAGRGAGLLGRLKAFLVALLRKLAGGETFFVSWIEAPEGGWVWLAPPLSGGIKHVRLQGETLLFSAGSYLASAGDVDVKVRWGGLRAILAREGVFFIEASGVGDLWITSYGAIEELPCDGSLVVDSGHLVGFDASLALKIRSPGGGLTGLMVSGEGVVCELSGTGRVLIQSRSAGALVGWLAPLLPP; from the coding sequence ATGCAGCATCGCACCAAGCATGAGCCGTCGTCCTCGCTGCTGGAGGTGAGCCTCGATCCGGGCGAGGCGCTGCTCGCGGAGGCGGGCGCGATGGTCGCGCGGTCGCCGAGCCTGCGGACGGAGGTCCGGCTCAACGCGGGCCGCGGGGCCGGGCTGCTCGGGCGGCTCAAGGCGTTCCTCGTCGCGCTGCTCCGGAAGCTCGCGGGGGGCGAGACGTTCTTCGTGAGCTGGATCGAGGCGCCGGAGGGCGGGTGGGTGTGGCTCGCCCCGCCGCTCAGCGGCGGCATCAAGCACGTCCGCCTCCAGGGAGAGACGCTGCTCTTCAGCGCGGGCTCGTACCTCGCGAGCGCGGGCGACGTCGACGTCAAGGTGCGCTGGGGTGGGCTGCGCGCCATCCTCGCGCGGGAGGGCGTCTTCTTCATCGAGGCCTCCGGCGTCGGGGATCTCTGGATCACGAGCTACGGGGCGATCGAGGAGCTCCCCTGCGACGGGTCGCTCGTCGTGGACAGCGGGCACCTCGTCGGGTTCGACGCGTCGCTGGCGCTCAAGATCAGGAGCCCTGGCGGCGGGCTCACGGGCCTCATGGTCTCTGGCGAAGGCGTGGTGTGCGAGCTCTCGGGCACCGGCCGCGTGCTGATCCAGTCGCGCAGCGCCGGCGCGCTCGTGGGGTGGCTCGCGCCGCTGCTCCCGCCCTGA
- a CDS encoding TIGR00266 family protein — MQVNLLYRPSQALAQCWLEPGERVFAESGALVGMSTNVRVETQSGGIMSGLKRMLAGESFYRNAFAAEGGRGEVLFATPLSGDMAVLEVGDRQWCVQSSAYVASSPDVDVRTRSSGLRGFFSGAGLFALETAGQGQMIIGAFGALEELEVRGHVVIDTGHIAAWESTLACRIGKSTSTWHGTWLSGEGLVCHVEGNGSLWVQSRNAGRYGAAIGARLAPRQP, encoded by the coding sequence ATGCAGGTGAATCTCCTCTACCGTCCCTCCCAGGCCCTCGCGCAGTGCTGGCTCGAGCCGGGCGAGCGCGTGTTCGCGGAGAGCGGCGCGCTCGTGGGCATGTCGACGAACGTGCGCGTGGAGACGCAGTCGGGCGGCATCATGTCGGGCTTGAAGCGGATGCTGGCCGGAGAGTCCTTCTACAGGAACGCGTTCGCCGCGGAGGGCGGGCGCGGAGAGGTGCTGTTCGCGACACCGCTGTCCGGGGACATGGCCGTGCTGGAGGTGGGTGACAGGCAATGGTGCGTCCAGAGCAGCGCCTATGTCGCGTCCAGCCCCGATGTCGACGTGAGGACGCGCTCTTCCGGCCTGCGCGGCTTCTTCTCGGGGGCGGGGCTCTTCGCGCTGGAGACGGCGGGGCAGGGTCAGATGATCATCGGCGCGTTCGGCGCGCTCGAGGAGCTCGAGGTGAGAGGCCACGTCGTCATCGACACGGGGCACATCGCAGCGTGGGAGTCGACGCTCGCCTGCCGGATCGGCAAGAGCACGTCGACGTGGCACGGCACGTGGCTCTCGGGCGAGGGCCTCGTCTGCCACGTCGAGGGGAACGGCAGCCTGTGGGTCCAGTCGCGCAACGCCGGCAGGTACGGCGCGGCGATCGGCGCGCGGCTCGCCCCGCGGCAGCCCTAG
- a CDS encoding TIGR00266 family protein → MRDEIRGNPEFGVLHVTFEHAGEQIVAESGAMVARDPAIDVKTSLQGGLASALKRRMTAGESLFQDTFTATAPMQSMRLAPAPEGSIERLVLRSGMEVFLQSGAYLASTPGITLDTTWQGAKGFFAGGLSLLRAYGEGLIWFSSYGGIHAIDVGRQHEGYLCDNTHLLAFTEGLRYQVRKLAGLKGLFLSGEGLVCEFRGHGRLWLQTRNPGALSAFLHPFRPVGGGH, encoded by the coding sequence GTGCGCGACGAGATCCGAGGCAACCCCGAGTTCGGCGTGCTCCACGTGACCTTCGAGCACGCCGGCGAGCAGATCGTCGCGGAGAGCGGCGCGATGGTCGCGCGCGACCCGGCCATCGACGTGAAGACCAGCCTGCAGGGCGGGCTCGCCAGCGCGCTCAAGCGCAGGATGACGGCCGGAGAGAGCCTCTTCCAGGACACCTTCACGGCGACGGCGCCCATGCAGTCGATGCGGCTCGCGCCGGCCCCCGAGGGCTCGATCGAGCGCCTCGTGCTGCGCTCGGGCATGGAGGTGTTCCTCCAGTCGGGCGCCTATCTCGCCTCCACGCCCGGCATCACGCTCGACACGACGTGGCAGGGGGCCAAGGGCTTCTTCGCCGGCGGCCTGTCGCTGCTCCGGGCGTACGGCGAAGGGCTGATCTGGTTCTCGAGCTACGGCGGTATCCACGCGATCGACGTCGGCCGCCAGCACGAGGGATATCTCTGCGACAACACCCATCTGCTCGCGTTCACCGAGGGCCTGAGGTATCAGGTGCGCAAGCTGGCCGGCCTGAAGGGCCTGTTCCTGTCCGGCGAGGGGCTCGTCTGCGAGTTCCGCGGGCACGGGAGGCTCTGGCTGCAGACCCGGAACCCGGGGGCGCTCTCGGCGTTCCTCCATCCGTTCCGGCCCGTGGGCGGCGGCCACTAG
- a CDS encoding FHA domain-containing protein, giving the protein MWKLTIEDDEGKQTGLPLAHEEYALGRGESNSIRLTDRNVSRTHATLAKNGQGWLIRDLDSYNGTYVNGGRVQGEQHLRHGDLVQLGDYRIEIVDEALSSAVTSPTPPPGSRSTAHLPLHTRPNRLVMVVGPTPGAEFPLDGERSTIGRSEDATISINHSSVSRLHAELISLGSGRYEVVDKQSANGVRINGVELKRGLLEAGDALELGDVRLRFVAAGKIFRAGPDGGPGVAPGAYGSVAPSAQSSRSLGGASKAMGLLLAVALIVVIAVIVATRARSHGSTTPEPDVRPAAPALAGNDAQILDAAQEHLLSGNIDAAHRKLQEIAETSPVRETPRFKEIEERWAEGMFRQVEEAGTKAEKLALLNEIAKTTGVPTALRARVAEMRRQVDPEAPPEPEPVPAHVGSPPSWLPQQPAPTPAPAPTLSASAPAPSASGAAPASSALDSSSYPAQRRALEPKVWNGKASASEIKLLRAICIHQGDAVCRDKATAALDKLDKKGL; this is encoded by the coding sequence ATGTGGAAGCTGACGATCGAGGATGACGAGGGGAAACAGACGGGGCTCCCCCTCGCCCATGAGGAGTACGCGCTCGGACGCGGAGAGTCGAACTCGATCCGGCTGACCGATCGCAACGTCTCGCGCACCCACGCCACGCTGGCCAAGAACGGCCAGGGCTGGCTCATCCGGGATCTCGACAGCTACAACGGCACGTACGTCAACGGCGGGCGCGTCCAGGGTGAGCAGCACCTGCGCCACGGCGACCTCGTGCAGCTTGGCGACTACCGCATCGAGATCGTCGATGAGGCGCTCTCGTCTGCCGTGACGAGCCCGACGCCGCCGCCGGGCAGCCGCAGCACGGCGCACCTGCCGCTCCACACCCGCCCGAACCGGCTCGTCATGGTCGTCGGCCCGACCCCCGGCGCGGAGTTCCCGCTCGACGGCGAGCGCTCCACGATCGGGCGCTCCGAGGACGCGACCATCTCGATCAACCACAGCTCCGTGAGCCGCCTGCACGCCGAGCTCATCAGCCTCGGCAGCGGCCGCTACGAGGTCGTCGACAAGCAGAGCGCGAACGGCGTGCGCATCAACGGCGTCGAGCTCAAGCGGGGCCTGCTCGAGGCGGGCGACGCGCTCGAGCTCGGCGACGTCCGCCTCCGCTTCGTCGCTGCAGGCAAGATCTTTCGCGCGGGGCCGGACGGCGGGCCTGGCGTGGCGCCGGGCGCCTACGGGAGCGTGGCCCCTTCCGCGCAGTCGTCCCGCTCGCTCGGCGGGGCGAGCAAGGCGATGGGGCTCCTGCTCGCTGTCGCCTTGATCGTCGTCATCGCCGTGATCGTGGCCACGCGCGCCCGGTCGCACGGGTCGACGACGCCCGAGCCGGACGTGAGGCCCGCGGCGCCGGCGCTGGCGGGCAACGACGCGCAGATCCTCGACGCGGCGCAGGAGCACCTCCTCTCGGGGAACATCGACGCCGCGCACCGGAAGCTGCAGGAGATCGCCGAGACGTCGCCGGTCCGGGAGACGCCGCGCTTCAAGGAGATCGAGGAGCGCTGGGCGGAGGGGATGTTCCGGCAGGTCGAGGAGGCCGGGACGAAGGCGGAGAAGCTCGCGCTGCTCAACGAGATCGCGAAGACGACGGGCGTCCCGACGGCGCTCCGCGCGCGGGTGGCCGAGATGCGGCGGCAGGTCGACCCCGAGGCGCCGCCCGAGCCGGAGCCGGTACCGGCGCACGTCGGCTCGCCGCCGTCCTGGCTGCCGCAGCAACCCGCGCCCACGCCTGCGCCTGCGCCCACGCTCTCGGCCTCGGCGCCCGCGCCCTCGGCCTCGGGCGCCGCGCCGGCGAGCTCTGCCCTCGATTCGAGCTCGTACCCCGCGCAGCGGCGGGCGCTCGAGCCGAAGGTCTGGAACGGGAAGGCGTCGGCCAGCGAGATCAAGCTGCTGCGCGCGATCTGCATCCACCAGGGCGACGCCGTCTGCCGCGACAAGGCGACCGCGGCCCTGGACAAGCTGGACAAGAAGGGCCTGTAG
- a CDS encoding GDSL-type esterase/lipase family protein: MRPVRPVPEASPARNGLASPAARAMATLALLVLVPYAHPSLSRLRVLTPLPEGEGLVVVPAPAPVASVGETTLATETTEQAELRQPEEVALPAAAAELVPAAVASEGKPPRPIEDPSGKAMTPFFRALAAVERKAPQSIARITYFGDSIVASDFVTATLRRKLQKRFGDAGHGFMLMANAWPGYFHNDVVRFAGPGWQVSRVVGPFAKDGLYGLGGVSFRSQGAGVFSRFGTAESGTFGRAVSRFAVDYLKHPEGGRMEIKIDGESREMIDTRADAATSAIATYEVPDGPHAIEVRAHGPGVRAFGVWMERDTPGVVLDAIGIQGCRIRFLDKSDDAHFAEQLRARSPSLTVFHYGMNESEDGELFPLDQVESTMKAVLEQVTAALPGSSCLLVGPMDRADKKGEVYRSRPVIPKLAAIQRRVAGQVGCGYFDTFGAMGGSGSMGIWVQRGLGGADLAHPSGAGAEVIGRWLYLALMEAYEGWKANAARP; the protein is encoded by the coding sequence GTGCGCCCCGTGCGCCCCGTCCCCGAGGCCTCGCCGGCGCGGAACGGGCTCGCGTCGCCGGCTGCGCGGGCGATGGCGACGCTCGCCCTGCTCGTGCTCGTCCCCTACGCGCACCCGAGCCTGTCGCGGCTGCGGGTGCTCACGCCGCTGCCCGAGGGGGAGGGGCTCGTCGTGGTCCCGGCGCCGGCGCCGGTGGCGTCGGTCGGCGAGACGACGCTCGCCACCGAGACCACCGAGCAGGCCGAGCTGCGCCAGCCCGAGGAGGTCGCGCTGCCGGCCGCGGCCGCCGAGCTCGTGCCGGCCGCTGTCGCCTCCGAGGGCAAGCCGCCGCGGCCGATCGAGGACCCGAGCGGCAAGGCGATGACGCCGTTCTTCCGCGCGCTCGCGGCGGTGGAGCGCAAGGCGCCGCAGTCGATCGCGCGCATCACCTACTTCGGCGACTCCATCGTGGCGAGCGACTTCGTGACGGCGACGCTGCGGCGCAAGCTGCAGAAGCGGTTCGGGGACGCAGGCCACGGGTTCATGCTGATGGCCAACGCCTGGCCGGGATATTTCCACAACGACGTTGTCCGCTTCGCCGGCCCTGGCTGGCAGGTGAGCCGCGTTGTGGGCCCGTTCGCCAAGGACGGGCTCTACGGGCTCGGCGGCGTGTCGTTCCGCTCGCAGGGCGCGGGGGTGTTCTCGCGCTTCGGCACCGCGGAGTCCGGGACCTTCGGGCGCGCGGTCTCGCGGTTCGCCGTCGATTACCTGAAGCACCCCGAGGGCGGGCGGATGGAGATCAAGATCGACGGCGAGAGCCGCGAGATGATCGACACGCGGGCCGACGCGGCCACCTCGGCGATCGCGACCTACGAGGTCCCGGACGGGCCGCACGCCATCGAGGTGCGGGCGCACGGCCCCGGGGTGCGGGCGTTCGGCGTCTGGATGGAGCGGGACACGCCGGGGGTGGTGCTCGACGCGATCGGCATCCAGGGCTGCCGCATCCGCTTCCTCGACAAGAGCGACGACGCCCATTTCGCGGAGCAGCTGCGCGCGCGGAGCCCGTCCTTGACGGTGTTCCACTACGGCATGAACGAGAGCGAGGACGGCGAGCTGTTCCCGCTCGATCAGGTCGAGTCGACGATGAAGGCGGTGCTCGAGCAGGTGACGGCGGCGCTGCCCGGGTCGTCGTGCCTGCTCGTGGGCCCGATGGATCGCGCCGACAAGAAGGGCGAGGTGTACCGGAGTCGACCGGTGATCCCGAAGCTCGCGGCGATCCAGCGCAGGGTGGCCGGGCAGGTCGGCTGCGGCTACTTCGACACCTTCGGCGCCATGGGCGGCTCCGGCTCGATGGGGATCTGGGTCCAGCGTGGGCTCGGCGGCGCCGATCTCGCGCACCCGTCGGGCGCGGGGGCCGAGGTCATCGGCCGCTGGCTGTACCTGGCCTTGATGGAGGCCTACGAAGGCTGGAAGGCGAACGCCGCGCGGCCCTGA